One window from the genome of Natrinema caseinilyticum encodes:
- a CDS encoding MBL fold metallo-hydrolase, producing the protein MGRIDYKTPIADVRSHDSYEQWHIPGAIHLPYDAEADEFEVDPHELFDEGERIVVVCAHGNTSRRAASALSRRGFDAATLEDGMLGWSQVFDVVDIDLGSDIVFKQTKRVANGCLSYVVGADGEAMIVDPVQYTDVFERNLKSDERFQDENGEVDVKYVALTHIHADHISSGCELAEKHDADLIVGAPVSDRTEQPGGCSEFRAVADGKTLDLGGHEIKVLHTPGHTMESTSYLVDDAAMLTGDTQFVDSVGRPDLEHGDEGAEEHAEVLYESIFGKILTHDDDVSVFPAHYSGGEVDAGTPITATIGEIEATNEAVQKDSKEEFVDYIVEQLGSKPANHEEIIAINEGKHEVEDPEIELGPNKCAVE; encoded by the coding sequence ATGGGTAGAATCGACTACAAGACGCCAATCGCAGACGTGCGGTCGCATGATTCGTACGAACAGTGGCACATTCCCGGCGCCATCCATCTGCCGTATGATGCCGAAGCAGACGAATTCGAGGTAGACCCGCATGAACTATTCGACGAGGGTGAGCGAATCGTCGTGGTATGCGCACACGGGAACACGAGCCGTCGGGCCGCGAGTGCACTCTCGCGTCGCGGCTTCGACGCCGCCACTCTCGAGGACGGCATGCTCGGCTGGAGTCAAGTCTTCGACGTTGTCGACATCGACCTCGGTTCCGACATCGTGTTCAAACAGACCAAACGCGTCGCCAACGGCTGCCTGTCGTACGTCGTCGGCGCCGACGGCGAGGCGATGATCGTCGACCCGGTCCAGTACACCGACGTCTTCGAGCGCAATCTCAAAAGCGACGAACGATTCCAGGACGAGAACGGCGAGGTCGACGTCAAGTACGTGGCGCTTACCCACATCCACGCCGACCATATCTCGTCCGGTTGCGAACTCGCAGAAAAGCACGACGCCGACCTCATCGTCGGCGCGCCCGTCTCTGACCGAACCGAACAGCCGGGTGGCTGCTCGGAGTTCCGCGCCGTCGCGGACGGCAAGACGCTCGACCTCGGCGGACACGAAATCAAGGTCCTCCATACACCCGGTCACACGATGGAGAGTACCTCCTACCTCGTCGACGACGCAGCGATGTTGACGGGCGACACGCAGTTCGTCGACAGTGTCGGTCGCCCCGATCTGGAACACGGCGACGAGGGCGCCGAAGAGCATGCGGAAGTGCTCTATGAGTCGATCTTCGGCAAAATCCTCACCCACGACGACGATGTGTCGGTCTTCCCTGCTCACTACAGCGGTGGAGAGGTCGACGCTGGCACGCCGATCACGGCGACGATCGGCGAGATAGAGGCGACGAACGAGGCCGTCCAGAAAGACTCCAAGGAGGAGTTCGTCGACTACATCGTCGAACAGTTGGGTTCGAAGCCGGCGAATCACGAGGAGATAATCGCCATCAACGAGGGCAAACACGAGGTCGAAGACCCCGAAATCGAACTCGGGCCGAACAAATGCGCAGTCGAGTAG
- a CDS encoding sulfite exporter TauE/SafE family protein, giving the protein MATEDTKIQPRQFTKNLLEFRYREVTMVVATGLVLIASVVLFPGFENVTAGVNSEVGTVTLAFFFLVAIFAGAVKGALGFGYALITTPVFATVIDPTLAVVVLAIPPWMINVFQVGETKTGLTYIKREWSLITLALLGSIIGVFFLNSFQKGPLIPFLIAVLLLGYVLFEVISNFVMIEEASNPVALGAVGLGEGFLLAAANLGPLLPAYLHTFERDTERYVGGLSMVFTVVFTERIIHMWFNGLLTPYRLWLGSAIGVITIVGLLFGTYLRRLEIDEKKFNWLVIVMLLVIALNIFRNTIPVLFL; this is encoded by the coding sequence ATGGCGACTGAAGATACGAAAATCCAACCGAGGCAGTTCACCAAGAACCTGCTCGAATTTCGGTACCGTGAGGTGACGATGGTGGTGGCGACCGGGCTCGTCCTGATTGCCAGCGTAGTGTTGTTTCCCGGTTTCGAGAACGTAACCGCGGGGGTGAACAGCGAGGTGGGCACGGTCACGCTAGCGTTCTTCTTCCTCGTGGCAATTTTTGCAGGTGCGGTCAAGGGCGCACTCGGCTTCGGGTATGCGCTCATCACGACTCCGGTGTTCGCGACGGTCATCGATCCGACACTCGCGGTCGTGGTGCTGGCCATTCCCCCGTGGATGATTAACGTCTTTCAGGTCGGGGAGACGAAAACTGGGCTGACGTACATCAAGCGCGAGTGGTCGCTCATTACGCTCGCGCTCCTCGGCTCGATCATTGGCGTGTTTTTCCTCAATTCGTTCCAGAAGGGACCGTTGATTCCGTTCCTTATCGCGGTCTTGCTGCTCGGGTATGTGCTGTTCGAGGTCATCAGTAACTTCGTCATGATCGAGGAGGCCAGCAATCCCGTCGCTCTCGGCGCGGTCGGCCTCGGTGAGGGGTTCCTGCTGGCGGCCGCGAACCTCGGTCCGCTGTTACCCGCGTACCTGCACACGTTCGAACGCGACACCGAGCGGTACGTCGGCGGGCTGTCGATGGTGTTCACCGTCGTATTCACCGAGCGCATCATCCATATGTGGTTCAACGGGCTGCTGACGCCCTACCGGCTGTGGTTAGGGTCGGCTATCGGGGTCATTACAATTGTCGGGCTCTTGTTCGGAACCTATCTCCGCCGCCTCGAAATCGACGAGAAGAAATTCAACTGGCTGGTCATCGTCATGCTGTTGGTCATCGCGCTCAACATCTTCCGCAATACCATTCCGGTGTTGTTCCTGTAA
- a CDS encoding 4Fe-4S dicluster domain-containing protein, with product MTNYGFVIDNRRCIGCHACTVACKTEHDDPIGVNKTWVKYIEKGDYPNTNRNFSVMRCNHCDDSPCTDVCPVTALWEREDGIVDFDPERCIGCKACMQGCPYDALYIDPETSTAAKCNYCSHRVDSGREPACVTVCPEDAIIAGDMENPNTDLSQTIADEEVQARKPEKGTEPKLYYVDGDEGSITPGSTGREEHYMWSDAPNQVETHGAAREDFDLQKAAESLAESDVSLNASDDESARADGGHAHGGGGCGCGGNCSCGGECSCGSDDQVASDGGYSTEANTGATSEKKNRTAKAYELLNEEARRVYDIGESHYESWGWEVYSYTMTKSISAGIFLLPALLMAFGLLEPDVTLMGVSSLLSAVFLGLTGVLLILDLEQPTRFHWVLLRPNWNSWLVKGAYIITAFGGFLGLMVLGWLLGAALVVNPIVLSIGSVLAAATAIYTAFLFSQSKGRDLWQSPAMPLHMLTQAIVAGAAATALLGLVGFEELVTPSRLVLAGGLVVHLALVASELFTPHQTEDAEEAAARIVRGRFATAFWAGGMALGIAVPLVALALSASPVVVALAGVATLVGLFAYEYCWITAPQTISLA from the coding sequence ATGACAAACTACGGTTTCGTCATCGACAATCGACGGTGCATCGGATGTCACGCCTGCACGGTGGCGTGCAAGACCGAACACGACGATCCGATCGGCGTAAACAAAACCTGGGTAAAGTACATCGAGAAGGGCGACTACCCAAATACGAATCGTAACTTCTCGGTGATGCGGTGCAACCACTGCGACGACTCACCCTGTACGGACGTCTGTCCAGTTACCGCTCTCTGGGAGCGCGAGGACGGGATCGTCGACTTCGACCCTGAGCGCTGTATCGGCTGCAAAGCCTGCATGCAGGGTTGTCCGTACGACGCGCTGTACATCGACCCCGAAACTTCCACGGCCGCGAAGTGTAACTACTGCTCTCACCGGGTGGACTCAGGCCGTGAACCCGCCTGCGTGACGGTCTGTCCAGAGGACGCCATCATCGCGGGCGACATGGAGAACCCGAACACGGACCTCTCCCAGACAATCGCCGACGAAGAAGTCCAGGCACGAAAGCCCGAGAAAGGGACCGAACCCAAGCTGTACTACGTCGACGGCGACGAAGGTTCGATCACACCCGGTTCGACCGGCCGCGAAGAACACTACATGTGGTCGGACGCCCCGAACCAGGTCGAAACGCACGGTGCGGCCCGCGAGGACTTCGATCTCCAGAAAGCTGCCGAGTCGCTCGCCGAGTCGGACGTCTCGCTGAACGCCTCGGACGACGAATCGGCGCGCGCCGACGGCGGACACGCCCACGGCGGTGGCGGCTGTGGCTGCGGCGGTAACTGTAGCTGCGGCGGCGAGTGTTCGTGTGGCTCCGACGATCAGGTCGCCTCGGACGGCGGCTACAGCACGGAAGCGAACACCGGAGCCACGAGCGAGAAGAAAAACCGGACCGCCAAAGCGTACGAACTGCTCAACGAAGAAGCCAGGCGAGTCTACGATATCGGTGAGAGCCACTACGAGTCCTGGGGCTGGGAAGTGTACTCCTACACGATGACCAAGTCCATCTCGGCGGGAATCTTCCTGCTTCCGGCCTTGCTGATGGCGTTCGGACTCCTCGAACCCGACGTCACGCTGATGGGCGTGAGTTCGCTACTCAGTGCGGTGTTCCTCGGGCTGACCGGCGTATTGCTCATCCTCGACCTCGAACAACCGACGCGATTCCACTGGGTGCTGTTGCGGCCGAACTGGAACTCCTGGCTGGTGAAAGGAGCGTACATCATCACCGCGTTCGGCGGCTTCCTCGGCCTGATGGTACTGGGCTGGCTGCTCGGCGCAGCGCTCGTCGTCAACCCGATCGTGCTGTCGATCGGGTCGGTGCTGGCGGCCGCGACGGCCATCTACACCGCGTTCCTGTTCAGCCAGTCGAAGGGACGAGACCTCTGGCAGAGCCCTGCGATGCCGCTGCACATGCTCACGCAGGCGATCGTCGCCGGGGCGGCCGCGACGGCGCTCCTCGGTCTCGTCGGCTTCGAGGAACTCGTCACACCGTCGCGACTGGTCCTGGCGGGCGGATTGGTGGTTCACCTCGCGTTGGTGGCCTCCGAACTGTTCACGCCCCATCAGACCGAAGACGCCGAAGAGGCAGCTGCACGCATCGTCCGCGGACGATTCGCCACCGCGTTCTGGGCCGGTGGCATGGCGCTCGGCATCGCGGTGCCACTGGTCGCGCTGGCGCTGAGTGCATCGCCGGTCGTGGTCGCACTCGCGGGCGTGGCCACGCTCGTCGGACTGTTCGCCTACGAGTATTGCTGGATAACCGCACCGCAGACCATCTCACTCGCATAA
- a CDS encoding universal stress protein, whose protein sequence is MFDSILIPVDGTDTMDELIKRGYELAQTHDADVHGLFVNNVSDIIPTTTAPAAPREIDEEVERQGERTLDRMRRLSPPGFDPVTEFRQGNPANEIIRYTDENDIDCIVIGRKGTSVLSHLGSNTSGVVQGSNVPVLVVPFGDSDAESEEA, encoded by the coding sequence ATGTTCGATTCGATCCTGATACCGGTCGACGGAACTGACACGATGGACGAGCTGATCAAGCGCGGCTACGAGTTGGCCCAGACGCACGACGCTGACGTCCACGGACTGTTCGTGAACAACGTCTCTGACATTATCCCCACGACCACAGCGCCCGCAGCCCCGCGCGAAATCGATGAAGAAGTCGAACGGCAAGGTGAACGCACACTCGATCGAATGCGTCGGCTTTCACCGCCGGGATTCGACCCCGTCACCGAGTTCCGTCAGGGCAATCCGGCCAACGAGATCATCAGGTACACGGACGAGAACGACATCGATTGCATCGTCATCGGCCGGAAAGGGACGTCCGTCCTCTCACACCTCGGGAGCAACACCTCCGGCGTCGTCCAGGGAAGCAACGTCCCCGTGTTGGTCGTGCCGTTCGGCGACTCGGACGCCGAATCCGAAGAAGCGTAA